From Triticum urartu cultivar G1812 chromosome 2, Tu2.1, whole genome shotgun sequence, a single genomic window includes:
- the LOC125538664 gene encoding uncharacterized protein LOC125538664: MDNSFVDTTNQPLMNDPFVLMAQSAPSYALKNLTKSAVRMDCVGSAMANCGHGDESTQSMNNITTRDDGCKLVLGLGPTPDFYSTHYQPTGVYKSKESQTLSGQSFSFTDPGVLRLGLQTDGAETIQPLQTPNETVHSFAVVDEASTSAAVRSMGGYMPSLLFAPRSSSSAANETQLQSRDSLNSTHYNSNNTQHIQHLQLSPEPSATTETSFGVSSDVVTGATTSEQRSHPRHPKKCRFKGCSKGGRGSSGLCIAHGGGQRCHKPGCHKGAESSTAYCKAHGGGRRCEELGCTKSAEGKTDYCIAHGGGRRCEYPDCPKAARGKSGRCIKHGGGKRCAMEGCIRSAEGKAGLCISHGGGRRCQYPDCAKGAQGSTLYCKAHGGGKRCVFDGCSRGAEGSTPLCKAHGGGKRCMFEGGGVCPKSVHGGTEFCVAHGGGKRCAAPGCTKSARGRTDCCVKHGGGKRCRIDNCGKSAQGSTDFCKAHGGGKRCTWGSGCEKFARGKSGLCAAHGTLVARQQEHGMVKSGGSMIGPGLFSGIVASSTTAASSMTNEHSSSGISTASDSDGTVRSQAMIPPQLLVPRSMMPSSSSEPTVHGGREAGCPVPEGRVHGGGLLSLLGGSFRNANIDKL; encoded by the coding sequence ATGGATAACAGCTTTGTGGATACCACAAACCAACCTCTGATGAATGACCCCTTTGTCTTAATGGCACAATCAGCTCCAAGCTACGCCCTGAAAAACCTGACCAAAAGCGCAGTTCGCATGGATTGCGTCGGCTCAGCAATGGCTAATTGTGGCCATGGTGATGAAAGTACACAAAGCATGAATAACATCACAACGAGAGATGATGGTTGCAAGCTTGTTCTAGGGTTGGGTCCAACACCTGATTTTTACTCGACACATTATCAGCCCACTGGTGTATATAAGTCAAAAGAATCTCAGACTTTGTCTGGCCAGAGTTTCTCTTTCACTGACCCAGGGGTGCTGAGGCTTGGCCTGCAGACAGATGGTGCAGAAACAATTCAGCCTCTGCAAACACCAAATGAAACAGTTCATTCTTTTGCTGTTGTTGACGAGGCTTCAACATCTGCTGCTGTAAGGAGCATGGGTGGCTACATGCCATCGCTACTCTTTGCTCCCCGCTCCAGTTCTTCTGCTGCCAATGAGACACAATTACAAAGCAGAGATTCACTAAACTCCACACACTACAACAGCAATAATACTCAGCATATTCAACATCTTCAGCTCAGCCCTGAACCTTCTGCTACGACAGAGACTTCGTTTGGTGTGAGCTCTGATGTGGTCACTGGAGCAACCACATCAGAACAACGGAGTCATCCCCGTCATCCTAAGAAGTGCAGGTTCAAGGGGTGCTCCAAAGGTGGCAGAGGCTCATCAGGGCTGTGTATTGCTCATGGAGGCGGGCAAAGATGCCATAAGCCTGGGTGCCATAAAGGAGCTGAGAGCAGCACTGCGTATTGCAAGGCCCATGGCGGAGGACGGCGGTGTGAGGAGCTTGGTTGCACCAAGAGTGCCGAGGGAAAGACAGATTATTGTATTGCTCATGGTGGAGGCCGCCGTTGTGAATATCCTGATTGTCCTAAAGCTGCACGAGGTAAGTCTGGACGGTGCATAAAGCATGGTGGTGGGAAGAGGTgtgcaatggaaggttgcattCGGAGTGCTGAGGGGAAGGCTGGACTCTGCATTTCTCATGGTGGTGGACGCCGGTGCCAGTATCCGGACTGTGCCAAGGGGGCTCAGGGCAGTACATTATACTGCAAAGCGCATGGTGGCGGCAAGAGGTGCGTCTTCGATGGGTGCAGCAGAGGTGCAGAGGGGAGCACACCTCTGTGCAAAGCTCATGGTGGTGGGAAGAGATGCATGTTCGAAGGAGGTGGTGTCTGCCCAAAGAGTGTACATGGGGGGACTGAATTCTGTGTGGCACATGGAGGTGGGAAGCGCTGTGCAGCGCCTGGCTGCACCAAGAGTGCCCGTGGCCGCACTGACTGTTGTGTGAAGCACGGTGGTGGTAAGCGTTGCAGGATTGACAATTGTGGTAAGAGTGCTCAAGGTAGTACAGACTTCTGCAAAGCCCATGGTGGAGGCAAACGTTGCACATGGGGATCCGGTTGTGAGAAGTTCGCCCGTGGCAAGAGTGGCCTGTGTGCCGCACATGGAACCTTGGTGGCCAGGCAGCAAGAACATGGAATGGTGAAGAGTGGAGGGAGCATGATCGGACCAGGCCTCTTCAGTGGCATTGTGGCATCATCAACCACCGCTGCAAGTAGCATGACAAATGAGCACTCCTCATCAGGCATCAGCACAGCATCAGATAGTGACGGCACAGTGAGGAGCCAAGCGATGATACCTCCGCAGCTGCTTGTGCCTCGCTCCATGATGCCCTCGTCATCGTCGGAGCCTACTGTGCATGGGGGCAGAGAAGCAGGCTGTCCTGTTCCTGAGGGAAGGGTGCACGGTGGCGGCCTACTGTCACTCCTCGGTGGCAGCTTCAGGAACGCCAATATAGATAAGCTCTGA
- the LOC125533608 gene encoding galactose mutarotase-like, which yields MVVRAALLPATLLLCLALAGSADAERTADGFYELKNKKGDFSIKVTNWGATLVSVLVPDCKGDLTDVVLGYDTVAAYAKGAAAGSTIGRVANRIANARFVLDGRTYRLLRNDGNNTIHGGPRGFNKVIWTVKEYVHDGDSPYITFYYRSFDGEQGFPGYLDVYVTYQLSEPYDLSIHMNATATSKATPVNLVNHAYWNLAGHGSGDVLEHELQMFASRYTPVDGYMIPTGQIAPVAGTKYDFLTPTPVGANMEIVPGGGGGYDINFAVDGQQNTMRPVARVRDPDSGRALELWANQPGVQLYTANWLSNDKGKGGKVYGQYGALCLETQAYPDAVNHPEFPSSIVRPGEVYRHDMVFKFSH from the exons ATGGTGGTCAGAGCTGCACTGCTCCCTGCCACGTTGCTGCTGTGCCTTGCACTGGCCGGCAGCGCCGACGCCGAAAGGACGGCGGATGGCTTCTACGAGCTCAAGAACAAGAAGGGGGATTTCTCCATCAAGGTCACCAACTGGGGAGCTACCCTCGTCTCTGTCCTTGTCCCTGATTGTAAAG GGGACTTGACCGATGTTGTACTTGGGTACGACACCGTTGCTGCATACGCT AAAGGCGCTGCTGCCGGATCGACTATTGGGCGCGTAGCAAACAGAATCGCCAACGCCCGCTTCGTGCTCGACGGCAGAACCTATCGTCTCCTCCGTAACGACGGCAACAATACGATTCATG GCGGCCCCAGGGGCTTCAACAAGGTCATCTGGACCGTGAAGGAGTACGTGCACGACGGCGACTCCCCGTACATCACCTTCTACTACCGCAGCTTCGACGGAGAGCAAG GGTTCCCGGGGTACCTGGACGTGTATGTGACGTACCAGCTCTCCGAACCGTACGACCTGAGCATCCACATGAACGCGACGGCAACGAGCAAGGCGACGCCGGTGAACCTCGTGAACCACGCGTACTGGAACCTCGCTGGCCACGGCAGCGGCGACGTCCTGGAGCACGAGCTCCAGATGTTCGCGTCACGCTACACGCCCGTCGACGGGTACATGATCCCGACGGGCCAGATCGCGCCCGTGGCCGGCACAAAGTACGACTTCCTCACGCCGACGCCCGTGGGCGCCAACATGGAGATCgtcccgggcggcggcggcgggtacGACATCAACTTCGCGGTGGACGGGCAGCAGAACACGATGCGGCCGGTGGCGCGCGTCCGGGACCCGGACTCCGGGCGGGCGTTGGAGCTGTGGGCGAACCAGCCCGGGGTGCAGCTCTACACCGCCAACTGGCTCAGCAACGACAAGGGGAAAGGAGGGAAGGTGTACGGGCAGTACGGCGCGCTGTGCCTGGAGACGCAGGCGTACCCCGACGCCGTCAACCACCCTGAGTTCCCGTCGTCGATCGTCAGGCCCGGCGAGGTGTACAGGCATGATATGGTCTTCAAGTTTTCCCACTAG
- the LOC125538665 gene encoding galactose mutarotase-like, translating into MARAALLPVALLLCLALAGSANAERKPVGFYGLKNKKGDFSIKVTNWGATLVSVLVPDCQGNLADVVLGYDTLRGYVNGTGSFGATVGRVVNRIAKSRFVLDGKAYRLFRNDGNNSIHGGHRGFGKVIWTVKEYVRGGDTPYITFFYHSFDGEQGFPGDLDVYVTYQLSGPYELSIRMNATATSKATPVNLANHAYWNLAGHGSGDVLEHELQLLASRYTPLDDTKIPTGQVVPVAGTMYDFRAPTPVGAHMEVVAGGGGGYDINFVVDGKQDAMRKVAFVRDPESGRALELWANQPGVQLYTSNWVSNEKGKAGKVYEQYGALCLETQAYPDAVNHPEFPSSIVRPGQVYKHDVLFKFSN; encoded by the exons ATGGCCAGAGCTGCACTGCTTCCTGTCGCGCTGCTGCTGTGCCTTGCGCTGGCCGGCAGTGCCAATGCCGAGCGGAAGCCGGTCGGTTTCTACGGGCTCAAGAACAAGAAGGGGGATTTCTCCATTAAGGTCACCAACTGGGGAGCCACCCTCGTCTCTGTCCTCGTCCCTGACTGCCAAG GAAACTTGGCTGATGTTGTCCTCGGGTACGACACCCTTCGTGGATATGTT AATGGCACCGGCTCATTCGGGGCCACGGTCGGGCGCGTGGTGAACAGAATCGCCAAATCCCGCTTCGTGCTCGACGGGAAAGCCTATCGTCTTTTCCGTAACGACGGCAATAACTCCATTCACG GCGGGCACAGGGGGTTCGGCAAGGTCATATGGACCGTGAAGGAGTACGTGCGCGGCGGTGACACCCCGTACATCACCTTCTTCTACCACAGCTTCGACGGAGAGCAAG GATTCCCGGGCGACCTGGACGTGTACGTGACGTACCAGCTCTCCGGCCCGTACGAGCTCAGCATCCGCATGAACGCCACGGCCACGAGCAAGGCGACGCCGGTGAACCTCGCGAACCACGCGTACTGGAACCTCGCCGGCCACGGCAGCGGCGACGTCCTGGAGCACGAGCTCCAGCTGCTCGCGTCGCGCTACACGCCGCTCGACGACACCAAGATCCCGACGGGCCAGGTCGTGCCCGTGGCCGGCACCATGTACGACTTCCGCGCGCCGACGCCCGTGGGCGCGCACATGGAGgtcgtcgccggcggcggcggcgggtacGACATCAACTTCGTCGTGGACGGGAAGCAGGACGCGATGCGGAAGGTCGCGTTCGTCCGGGACCCGGAGTCGGGGCGGGCGCTGGAGCTGTGGGCGAACCAGCCCGGGGTGCAGCTCTACACCTCCAACTGGGTCAGCAACGAGAAGGGCAAGGCCGGGAAGGTGTACGAGCAGTACGGCGCGCTGTGCCTGGAGACGCAGGCGTACCCCGACGCCGTCAACCACCCGGAGTTCCCGTCGTCCATCGTCAGGCCCGGCCAGGTGTACAAGCACGACGTGCTCTTCAAGTTCTCCAATTAG